From Cervus canadensis isolate Bull #8, Minnesota chromosome 28, ASM1932006v1, whole genome shotgun sequence, one genomic window encodes:
- the LOC122429623 gene encoding E3 ubiquitin-protein ligase TRIM39 has translation MAETSLLEAGASAASTAAALENLQVEASCSVCLEYLKEPVIIECGHNFCKACITRWWEDLERDFPCPVCRKTSRYRSLRPNRQLGSMVEIAKQLQAVKRKIRDESLCPQHHEALSLFCYEDQEAVCLICAISHTHRAHTVVPLDDATQEYKEKLQKCLEPLEQKLQEISRCKSSEEKKPGELKRLVESRRQQILKEFEELHRRLDEEQQVLLSRLEEEEQDILQRLRENAAHLGDKRRDLAHLAAEVEGKCLQSGFEMLKDVKSTLEKCEKVKTMEVTSVSIELEKNFSNFPRQYFALRKILKQLIADVTLDPETAHPNLVLSEDRKSVKFVETRLRDLPDTPRRFTFYPCVLATEGFTSGRHYWEVEVGDKTHWAVGVCRDSVSRKGELTPLPETGYWRVRLWNGDKYAATTTPFTPLHIKVKPKRVGIFLDYEAGTLSFYNVTDRSHIYTFTDTFTEKLWPLFYPGIRAGRKNAAPLTIRPPTDWE, from the exons ATGGCAGAGACAAGTCTGTTAGAGGCCGGGGCCTCTGCAGCCTCCACAGCTGCAGCTCTGGAGAACCTACAGGTGGAGGCAAGTTGCTCTGTGTGCCTAGAATACCTGAAGGAGCCTGTCATCATTGAGTGTGGGCACAACTTCTGCAAAGCTTGCATCACTCGCTGGTGGGAGGACctagagagggacttcccttgtcCTGTATGTCGAAAGACGTCCCGCTATCGCAGTCTCCGGCCTAATCGACAGCTGGGCAGTATGGTGGAAATTGCTAAGCAGCTGCAGGCCGTCAAGCGGAAGATCCGAGATGAGAGCCTCTGCCCCCAGCACCATGAGGCCCTCAGCCTCTTCTGCTATGAGGACCAGGAGGCTGTGTGTTTGATATGTGCAATTTCCCACACCCACCGGGCCCACACCGTCGTGCCACTGGATGATGCCACACAGGAGTACAAG GAAAAACTGCAGAAGTGCCTAGAGCCGCTGGAGCAGAAGCTTCAGGAGATCAGCCGCTGTAAGTCCTCTGAGGAGAAGAAGCCTGGCGAACTCAAG AGACTAGTGGAGAGTCGCCGACAGCAGATCCTAAAGGAATTTGAAGAGCTTCACCGGCGGCTGGATGAAGAGCAACAGGTGTTACTTTCacggctggaggaggaggaacaggacATTCTACAGCGCCTCCGAGAAAATGCTGCTCACCTTGGAGACAAGCGCCGGGACCTCGCCCACTTGGCTGCTGAGGTGGAGGGCAAGTGCTTACAGTCGGGCTTCGAGATGCTTAAG GATGTCAAAAGTACCCTGGAAAA ATGTGAGAAGGTGAAGACCATGGAGGTGACTTCAGTATCCATAGAGCTGGAAAAGAACTTCAGCAATTTCCCCCGACAGTACTTTGCTCTAAGGAAAATCCTTAAACAGCTAATTG CGGATGTGACCCTGGACCCTGAAACGGCTCATCCTAACCTAGTCCTGTCGGAAGATCGTAAGAGCGTCAAGTTCGTGGAGACAAGACTCCGGGATCTCCCTGATACTCCACGGCGTTTCACCTTCTACCCTTGCGTCCTGGCTACTGAGGGTTTCACCTCAGGCCGACACTactgggaggtggaggtgggcgACAAGACCCACTGGGCGGTGGGCGTGTGCCGGGACTCCGTGAGCCGGAAGGGTGAACTGACCCCGCTGCCTGAGACTGGCTACTGGCGGGTGCGGCTGTGGAACGGGGACAAGTATGCAGCCACTACCACGCCTTTTACCCCTTTGCACATCAAGGTGAAACCCAAGCGGGTGGGCATATTCCTAGACTATGAGGCCGGCACACTGTCTTTTTACAACGTCACAGACCGCTCTCATATCTACACCTTCACTGATACTTTTACCGAGAAACTTTGGCCCCTCTTCTATCCAGGCATCCGGGCTGGTCGGAAGAATGCTGCACCACTCACCATCAGGCCCCCAACAGATTGGGAGTGA